GAAAGCAGATTATCAAGACCATTAAGAATGCCAATTGAAAGAGCTCCTCCTCCAAGGGCGATAAGATAGATAGGGAGAAAACGCTCTGCAAGTTTTTCTCCAAGCCCAACAAGGATGACCATCAAGAGAAGACCCGTCATATTCCTTTCAATGGCTAGAAAGTCTAAAAGTTTCTTTCCACGCAACCTCATTTTTTACTTACCTTCTTACAAAGTTAATTTTTTTGTTTATCATTCAACGCCGCTTTCAGCAAATCTCCCAGGCTTGTTCCTACAGGCTTGTCCCGCTCCTGTATGGTGCGTACGGCAGCGTCAAGGGAGCTCTTGATCTGTTCCTGAGAATAAAATGGGGGGAAATAGAGGGCTGCTGAATCGTCATGGCCTCCTCCCCTTACTTTTTTGCCATCACGGAGAATTCCCACAACATTTCCTGCCATGGCATTACGGCTTCGCAGGGATAATACCCAGTCTCCCATAACACGCCGTGCAGCTACTGCCACAATAAGAGGCGGATTATCGAGACGGTCGAGAACAAGGCCCCCAAAATCCGAAACATCTCCAAATTCAAGAATCCCATCTTCCACAAAGGCAATATCCTTTGAACGGCTAATTATCTCGAGAGCTTTCTCAAATCGGCCCTCCTGCCGTTCTATGAAATCCTTGGCCGCATTTTCCTCAAAAGATTCCAACTGCCAGGAAGGGTTAAACGCCAGGCGGGTCAGAATACTTTCTGGACCGCATAAGGTAATCATGGCTTGCCATAACCGGCTTTCTTCTCTCTGATTAAGCCAGAGATCCCTATCGTTGGCAATGTCGACCATGCCCGCTAAGCAACGGGCAGACGTACCAGGTTCATGTTGAAGAAGCCACTCCAAATACACCTTCGCCGCGCACATGGATGTGTCCACAACAATCCACGGGCGATTTGAATATCGTTGAG
This region of Aminobacterium colombiense DSM 12261 genomic DNA includes:
- a CDS encoding DHH family phosphoesterase — protein: MAHIRHIISHTDLDGVTAAAVAWHHFKKQSPLKVTLTGYGSVDGMILENLNAHIPMVVLDLFCQKEATIEEIDRTHQPEEPPFLFDHHETTAQRYSNRPWIVVDTSMCAAKVYLEWLLQHEPGTSARCLAGMVDIANDRDLWLNQREESRLWQAMITLCGPESILTRLAFNPSWQLESFEENAAKDFIERQEGRFEKALEIISRSKDIAFVEDGILEFGDVSDFGGLVLDRLDNPPLIVAVAARRVMGDWVLSLRSRNAMAGNVVGILRDGKKVRGGGHDDSAALYFPPFYSQEQIKSSLDAAVRTIQERDKPVGTSLGDLLKAALNDKQKN